One genomic segment of Panicum virgatum strain AP13 chromosome 2N, P.virgatum_v5, whole genome shotgun sequence includes these proteins:
- the LOC120659968 gene encoding probable protein S-acyltransferase 19, with the protein MARKHGWQLPAHTLQIVAITVFFLLVVAFYAFFAPFLGTQVLEYVAIGVYTPVALAVFILYIRCTSINPADPGIMSKFEDGFINVPGNSAGIEGTNLPQKANNATGTNSPTSTCRSSLDGHSNHRGSSLGEANINIGSQQPKKRSSCWLIGGLLCALFVNEDCRKPDDSDQQANGEEALFCTLCNAEVRKFSKHCRSCDKCVDGFDHHCRWLNNCVGRKNYFTFLALMAISLIWLAIQFAAGIAVIVLCFVDKNASRNIQDKLGNGLTRAPFAVIVGIFTLLSLVACIPLGELFFFHIILIRKGITTYDYVVAMRAMSEAAPEDEEGANIIYSPSNSATTGFSVGSSLGLHHKGAWCTPPRIFIDHDEVTPHLDPGMVPSTVDPDAAGYADRANKAKKAVKISARSLAKLDKNEVMKAAAKARASSSVLRPIDTRRGHEADAVSSGNASIRSSMSVDYSGTKESNSEMRLSPLQNSYPQSLASQDDYETGTQTASSLSSPVHIHKLATHSQFSAVPHPPPPERPAPGMIRPPVPTSQITNAGVLRPPVPTTQITNPMFQSATSYVRENRRASVIWDQEAGRYVSVPAQTRMGPGVEQAARNPRFLANPSGEPSSHGRSLAPGNTSSSAMPSGQPSERMTYSGQSIFFGGPILSTPGINAQRNEAAARARPEGSRDPNTQQRDIRGEKARTGSLPVFAPGAFQKNPPFDK; encoded by the exons ATGGCGCGGAAGCACGGCTGGCAGCTCCCGGCCCACACCCTGCAG ATTGTTGCAATTACGGTTTTCTTCCTTCTGGTGGTTGCATTTTATGCCTTCTTTGCGCCGTTTCTGGGAACACAAGTCCTTGAATATGTCGCCATCGGTGTTTATACTCCTGTG GCACTTGCAGTTTTCATCCTTTACATCCGATGCACAAGTATAAACCCTGCGGATCCTGGGATCATGTCAAAATTTGAGGATGGCTTTATCAATGTACCTGGTAACAGTGCTGGAATTGAAGGAACGAATTTGCCCCAGAAAGCAAACAATGCTACTGGAACAAACTCCCCAACCTCTACTTGTAGAAGCTCTCTGGATGGGCATTCTAATCACAGAGGTTCATCTTTAGGAGAGGCAAACATAAATATAGGATCACAGCAGCCAAAGAAAAGATCAAGCTGTTGGTTGATAGGTGGCCTTCTGTGTGCTCTATTTGTCAATGAGGACTGCCGGAAACCTGATGACTCAGACCAACAAGCAAATGGTGAAGAGGCTCTGTTTTGCACATTATGTAATGCTGAG GTTCGCAAATTCAGCAAACACTGCAGAAGTTGTGACAAGTGTGTGGATGGATTTGATCATCATTGTCGG TGGCTAAATAACTGTGTTGGGCGGAAGAACTATTTCACGTTTCTTGCTCTGATGGCAATCAGTCTTATCTGG CTTGCAATTCAATTTGCAGCGGGCATTGCTGTTATTGTACTCTGCTTTGTTGATAAGAATGCATCAAGAAACATACAAGACAAGCTGGGGAATGGCTTGACTCGTGCTCCATTTGCTGTTATCGTG GGCATATTTACCTTACTTTCATTGGTGGCCTGCATACCTTTAGGGGAacttttcttcttccacattatATTGATAAGAAAG GGGATCACAACTTATGACTATGTTGTTGCAATGAGAGCTATGAGTGAGGCAGCTCCAGAGGATGAGGAAGGAGCAAACATCATTTACTCCCCATCAAATTCAGCGACAACTGGGTTCAGTGTAGGAAGTTCACTTGGTCTTCATCACAAGGGTGCTTGGTGTACACCTCCAAGGATATTTATTGATCAT GATGAAGTGACCCCACATTTGGATCCTGGAATGGTGCCTTCAACCGTGGACCCTGATGCTGCTGGATATGCTGATAGAGCAAACAAAGCCAAAAAGGCAGTCAAAATCAGTGCTAGGAGCCTTGCAAAGCTGGATAAAAATGAGGTAATGAAAGCTGCTGCAAAAGCTCGGGCATCATCCTCAGTTCTGCGACCAATTGATACCCGTCGCGGTCATGAAGCTGATGCTGTCTCCAGTGGCAATGCAAGCATCAGGAGTAGCATGAGTGTCGACTACAGTGGCACAAAGGAATCAAATAGTGAAATGAGACTTTCTCCACTTCAGAATTCATACCCCCAAAGTCTAGCTAGCCAGGACGACTATGAGACCGGCACACAAACTGCGAGCAGTTTAAGCAGCCCGGTCCACATCCACAAGCTTGCCACTCACTCTCAGTTCAGTGCAGTGCCTCACCCTCCACCACCTGAAAGGCCAGCACCAGGGATGATCCGGCCACCTGTTCCCACCTCACAAATAACCAACGCAGGGGTACTGCGGCCACCTGTTCCCACCACACAAATAACCAACCCGATGTTCCAGTCAGCCACATCTTATGTTCGAGAGAACCGAAGGGCCTCCGTCATCTGGGATCAAGAGGCTGGTCGGTATGTGTCGGTTCCTGCTCAAACAAGAATGGGACCTGGCGTCGAGCAGGCAGCAAGAAACCCGCGTTTCTTGGCGAACCCAAGTGGCGAGCCAAGCAGCCATGGAAGGAGCCTTGCGCCTGGGAACACCTCATCCTCAGCGATGCCGTCAGGGCAGCCGTCGGAGAGGATGACATATTCTGGGCAGTCGATATTCTTCGGTGGTCCCATCCTGAGCACCCCTGGCATCAACGCACAGAGGAACGAGGCAGCTGCAAGAGCACGCCCCGAGGGAAGCAGAGATCCTAACACCCAGCAGCGTGACATCCGGGGTGAGAAAGCGCGGACGGGCTCCTTGCCAGTGTTTGCTCCTGGAGCGTTTCAGAAGAACCCACCATTTGACAAGTGA
- the LOC120659967 gene encoding potassium transporter 18 isoform X2, which yields METTSSTNEHTGRGTMWELERNLDQPMDAEAGRLRNMYREKTYPTLVLLQLAFQSLGVVFGDLGTSPLYVFYNIFPREIEDTEQVIGALSLIIYSLTLIPLVKYVFIVLRANDNGQGGTFALYSLLCRHAKINTIPNQHRTDEDLTTYSRHIYDEKSLAAKIKRWLEGHQFRKNAILILVLFGTCMAVGDGILTPAISVLSATGGIQVEEPKMRNDVVVIVSVVILIGLFSMQHFGTDKVSWLFAPIVFVWYILIGILGAVNISKYDQSVLKAFNPIYVYRYFKRGKTSWASLGGIMLSITGTEALFADLSYFPVQAIQYTGQAAYIAQNRSSVVHAFYYSLPDSVRWPSFIVATAAAVVASQATISMTYSIIKQALALGCFPRVRIIHTSKKYLGQIYSPDINWILLIFCIAVTAGFKNQSQIANAYGTAVIMVMLVTTFLMVPIMLLVWRSHWSLVVLFTALSLVVEIPYFSAVVRKIDQGGWVPLVFAVAFLIIMYIWHYGTLKRYEFEMHSKVSMAWILGLGPSLGLVRVPGMGLVYTELASGVPHIFSHFITNLPAIHSTLVFVCVKYLPVYTVPPDERFLVKRIGPKNFHMFRCVARYGYKDIHKKDDDFEQMLFNSLMLFVRLESMMEEYTDSDEYSTRELNQAGNANPRINGINASSNMDLSYTSHDSIIQVQSPNHTGNSQAMSSGQTYQTVGDEIAFLNACREAGVVHILGNTIIRARRDSGFLKKFAINYMYAFLRKICRENSVIFNVPHESLLNVGQVFYV from the exons ATGGAGACTACGAGCTCAACAAATGAGCATACCGGTAGGGGGACAATGTGGGAGCTGGAAAGGAATCTCGATCAGCCCATGGATGCAGAGGCCGGGAGATTGAGGAACATGTACAGGGAAAAG ACCTACCCAACACTTGTACTGTTACAACTAGCTTTCCAAAGCCTTGGCGTGGTGTTTGGAGATTTAGGCACATCACCTTTATATGTCTTCTACAACATTTTCCCTCGTGAAATAGAAGACACGGAACAAGTTATTGGAGCACTCTCGCTTATTATTTACTCCCTTACTCTGATTCCACTTGTTAAATACGTCTTCATTGTCTTGAGAGCAAACGATAATGGCCAAG GTGGAACATTTGCTCTTTATTCACTGCTTTGCCGGCATGCAAAGATAAACACTATTCCTAATCAGCATCGAACAGATGAAGACCTAACAACATACAGCCGCCACATATATGATGAGAAATCTCTTGCTGCAAAGATCAAAAGATGGTTAGAGGGGCACCAATTCAGAAAGAATGCAATTCTtattcttgttctttttggtaCTTGTATGGCAGTTGGAGATGGAATCCTCACTCCTGCCATATCAG TTCTTTCTGCGACTGGAGGAATACAAGTGGAAGAGCCCAAAATGAGAAATG ATGTGGTTGTCATCGTCTCTGTGGTCATATTGATTGGATTATTCAGCATGCAGCACTTTGGCACTGATAAAGTCAGCTGGCTTTTTGCACCAATAGTATTTGTTTGGTACATTCTCATTGGAATCCTGGGCGCTGTAAACATATCCAAATACGATCAATCTGTCCTCAAGGCGTTTAATCCTATTTATGTCTATCGGTACTTTAAGCGAGGGAAGACTAGCTGGGCTTCTTTAGGAGGAATTATGCTCAGCATTACAG GGACAGAAGCACTGTTTGCTGATCTTTCATATTTCCCTGTACAAGCTATTCAG TATACTGGCCAAGCTGCCTATATAGCTCAGAACAGAAGTAGTGTGGTCCATGCTTTCTATTATTCCCTTCCAG ATTCTGTACGTTGGCCATCATTCATTGTTGCAACAGCTGCTGCAGTAGTTGCTAGCCAAGCCACTATATCGATGACGTATTCGATTATCAAGCAAGCACTCGCTCTAGGTTGTTTCCCCAGAGTGAGGATCATCCATACGTCCAAAAAGTATCTAGGCCAGATATACAGTCCTGATATCAATTGGATCCTTTTGATATTCTGCATTGCTGTCACTGCTGGATTTAAAAACCAAAGTCAGATAGCAAACGCATATG GTACTGCTGTGATAATGGTTATGCTTGTGACAACATTTCTCATGGTCCCCATAATGCTGCTGGTGTGGCGCAGCCACTGGAGCTTGGTTGTTCTTTTCACCGCGCTGTCATTGGTTGTTGAAATTCCATACTTCTCTGCTGTGGTGCGGAAGATCGATCAGGGTGGATGGGTTCCTCTTGTGTTTGCCGTCGCCTTCCTCATCATCATGTATATATGGCACTATGGTACACTCAAGCGCTACGAATTTGAGATGCACAGCAAGGTGTCCATGGCATGGATCCTAGGCCTTGGTCCAAGCCTTGGTCTGGTCAGGGTGCCCGGTATGGGCCTGGTGTACACTGAGCTGGCCAGTGGCGTTCCTCACATCTTCTCGCACTTCATCACCAACCTCCCGGCCATCCACTCCACTCTGGTCTTCGTCTGCGTGAAATACCTTCCTGTCTACACTGTGCCACCGGATGAAAGGTTCCTTGTGAAGCGGATCGGTCCCAAGAACTTCCACATGTTCCGGTGCGTGGCGCGGTATGGCTACAAGGACATCCACAAGAAGGATGATGACTTCGAGCAGATGCTCTTTAACAGCCTGATGCTCTTTGTCCGGCTGGAGAGTATGATGGAAGAGTACACGGACTCTGATGAGTACAGCACCCGTGAGCTGAACCAGGCAGGCAACGCTAACCCAAGAATCAATGGCATCAACGCCAGTTCAAACATGGATCTCAGCTACACATCCCATGACTCCATTATACAGGTGCAGTCCCCAAACCATACGGGGAACAGCCAGGCGATGTCGTCGGGCCAGACATACCAGACTGTGGGTGATGAGATCGCGTTCCTGAACGCGTGCAGGGAAGCTGGGGTGGTGCACATCCTCGGGAACACGATCATCAGGGCTCGCAGGGACTCAGGGTTCCTCAAGAAGTTTGCCATCAACTACATGTATGCTTTCCTCAGGAAGATCTGCAGGGAGAACAGTGTCATCTTCAATGTTCCCCATGAGAGCCTACTGAATGTTGGGCAAGTGTTCTATGTGTAA
- the LOC120659966 gene encoding ervatamin-B-like, which produces MSPMASSTTKRALLLLLAVLLHGCPCSAAAAAAHGGRAGGRSPAMEERFRRWKVEYNRSYATAAEERRRFRVYARNVAYIEATNAEAAAAGLTYELGETAFTDLTNQEFAAMYTAPAPLHADGDDEDAPAVITTRAGLVDAGRQLLPPYANLSDGAPASVDWRASGAVTPVKNQGRCGSCWAFSTVAVVESIYQIRTGELVSLSEQELVDCDTLDAGCDGGISYRALRWIADNGGITTEADYPYTAATGACDRAKLSHNAVSIAGLRRVATRSEASLVNAVAAQPVAVSIEAGGANFQHYRKGVYNGPCGTRLNHGVTVVGYGQEPGGGDRYWIVKNSWGEGWGDGGYIRMRKDVAGKPEGLCGIAIRPSYPLM; this is translated from the exons ATGTCACCCATGGCGTCCTCCACCACCAAACGCGCgctgctcctcctgctcgccgtcctcctccacGGCTGCccctgctcggcggcggcagcggcggcccacggtgggcgcgccggcggccgcagccCCGCCATGGAGGAGCGGTTCCGGCGGTGGAAGGTGGAGTACAACCGGTCCTACGCCACGGCCGCCGAGGagcggcgacggttccgggtgTACGCGCGCAACGTGGCCTACATCGAGGCCACCAacgccgaggccgcggcggcggggctcacGTACGAGCTCGGCGAGACGGCCTTCACAGACCTCACCAACCAGGAGTTCGCGGCCATGtacacggcgccggcgccgctgcatgcggacggcgacgacgaggacgcGCCGGCGGTGATCACAACGCGCGCGGGGCTGGTCGACGCGGGCCGCCAGCTGCTGCCGCCGTACGCGAACCTGTCCgacggcgcgccggcgagcgtggACTGGCGCGCCAGCGGCGCCGTCACGCCGGTGAAAAACCAGGGCCGATGCG GGTCGTGCTGGGCCTTCTCGACGGTGGCGGTGGTCGAGAGTATCTATCAGATCCGGACGGGGGAGCTGGTGTCGCTGTCGGAGCAGGAGCTAGTGGACTGCGACACGCTGGACGCCGGCTGCGACGGCGGCATCAGCTACCGCGCGCTACGGTGGATCGCCGACAACGGTGGCATCACCACCGAGGCCGACTACCCGTACACGGCGGCCACGGGGGCCTGCGACAGGGCCAAGCTCTCGCACAACGCGGTGAGCATCGCGGGGCTCCGCCGCGTCGCCACCCGCAGCGAGGCGTCGCTGGTGAACGCAGTGGCGGCGCAGCCGGTGGCCGTGTCCATCGAGGCCGGCGGGGCCAACTTCCAGCACTACAGGAAGGGCGTCTACAACGGGCCGTGCGGGACCAGGCTCAACCACGGCGTCACCGTCGTCGGGTACGGCCAGGAGCCCGGCGGCGGGGACAGGTACTGGATCGTCAAGAACTCGTGGGGGGAGGGCTGGGGCGACGGCGGGTACATCAGGATGAGGAAGGACGTCGCCGGCAAGCCGGAGGGGCTCTGCGGCATCGCCATCCGCCCGTCCTACCCACTGATGTGA
- the LOC120659967 gene encoding potassium transporter 18 isoform X3: MVHMKPGNVVVIVSVVILIGLFSMQHFGTDKVSWLFAPIVFVWYILIGILGAVNISKYDQSVLKAFNPIYVYRYFKRGKTSWASLGGIMLSITGTEALFADLSYFPVQAIQIAFTVVVFPCLLLQYTGQAAYIAQNRSSVVHAFYYSLPDSVRWPSFIVATAAAVVASQATISMTYSIIKQALALGCFPRVRIIHTSKKYLGQIYSPDINWILLIFCIAVTAGFKNQSQIANAYGTAVIMVMLVTTFLMVPIMLLVWRSHWSLVVLFTALSLVVEIPYFSAVVRKIDQGGWVPLVFAVAFLIIMYIWHYGTLKRYEFEMHSKVSMAWILGLGPSLGLVRVPGMGLVYTELASGVPHIFSHFITNLPAIHSTLVFVCVKYLPVYTVPPDERFLVKRIGPKNFHMFRCVARYGYKDIHKKDDDFEQMLFNSLMLFVRLESMMEEYTDSDEYSTRELNQAGNANPRINGINASSNMDLSYTSHDSIIQVQSPNHTGNSQAMSSGQTYQTVGDEIAFLNACREAGVVHILGNTIIRARRDSGFLKKFAINYMYAFLRKICRENSVIFNVPHESLLNVGQVFYV, translated from the exons ATGGTACATATGAAACCTGGAA ATGTGGTTGTCATCGTCTCTGTGGTCATATTGATTGGATTATTCAGCATGCAGCACTTTGGCACTGATAAAGTCAGCTGGCTTTTTGCACCAATAGTATTTGTTTGGTACATTCTCATTGGAATCCTGGGCGCTGTAAACATATCCAAATACGATCAATCTGTCCTCAAGGCGTTTAATCCTATTTATGTCTATCGGTACTTTAAGCGAGGGAAGACTAGCTGGGCTTCTTTAGGAGGAATTATGCTCAGCATTACAG GGACAGAAGCACTGTTTGCTGATCTTTCATATTTCCCTGTACAAGCTATTCAG ATTGCTTTCACCGTGGTTGTGTTTCCATGCCTTCTTTTGCAGTATACTGGCCAAGCTGCCTATATAGCTCAGAACAGAAGTAGTGTGGTCCATGCTTTCTATTATTCCCTTCCAG ATTCTGTACGTTGGCCATCATTCATTGTTGCAACAGCTGCTGCAGTAGTTGCTAGCCAAGCCACTATATCGATGACGTATTCGATTATCAAGCAAGCACTCGCTCTAGGTTGTTTCCCCAGAGTGAGGATCATCCATACGTCCAAAAAGTATCTAGGCCAGATATACAGTCCTGATATCAATTGGATCCTTTTGATATTCTGCATTGCTGTCACTGCTGGATTTAAAAACCAAAGTCAGATAGCAAACGCATATG GTACTGCTGTGATAATGGTTATGCTTGTGACAACATTTCTCATGGTCCCCATAATGCTGCTGGTGTGGCGCAGCCACTGGAGCTTGGTTGTTCTTTTCACCGCGCTGTCATTGGTTGTTGAAATTCCATACTTCTCTGCTGTGGTGCGGAAGATCGATCAGGGTGGATGGGTTCCTCTTGTGTTTGCCGTCGCCTTCCTCATCATCATGTATATATGGCACTATGGTACACTCAAGCGCTACGAATTTGAGATGCACAGCAAGGTGTCCATGGCATGGATCCTAGGCCTTGGTCCAAGCCTTGGTCTGGTCAGGGTGCCCGGTATGGGCCTGGTGTACACTGAGCTGGCCAGTGGCGTTCCTCACATCTTCTCGCACTTCATCACCAACCTCCCGGCCATCCACTCCACTCTGGTCTTCGTCTGCGTGAAATACCTTCCTGTCTACACTGTGCCACCGGATGAAAGGTTCCTTGTGAAGCGGATCGGTCCCAAGAACTTCCACATGTTCCGGTGCGTGGCGCGGTATGGCTACAAGGACATCCACAAGAAGGATGATGACTTCGAGCAGATGCTCTTTAACAGCCTGATGCTCTTTGTCCGGCTGGAGAGTATGATGGAAGAGTACACGGACTCTGATGAGTACAGCACCCGTGAGCTGAACCAGGCAGGCAACGCTAACCCAAGAATCAATGGCATCAACGCCAGTTCAAACATGGATCTCAGCTACACATCCCATGACTCCATTATACAGGTGCAGTCCCCAAACCATACGGGGAACAGCCAGGCGATGTCGTCGGGCCAGACATACCAGACTGTGGGTGATGAGATCGCGTTCCTGAACGCGTGCAGGGAAGCTGGGGTGGTGCACATCCTCGGGAACACGATCATCAGGGCTCGCAGGGACTCAGGGTTCCTCAAGAAGTTTGCCATCAACTACATGTATGCTTTCCTCAGGAAGATCTGCAGGGAGAACAGTGTCATCTTCAATGTTCCCCATGAGAGCCTACTGAATGTTGGGCAAGTGTTCTATGTGTAA
- the LOC120659967 gene encoding potassium transporter 18 isoform X1 codes for METTSSTNEHTGRGTMWELERNLDQPMDAEAGRLRNMYREKTYPTLVLLQLAFQSLGVVFGDLGTSPLYVFYNIFPREIEDTEQVIGALSLIIYSLTLIPLVKYVFIVLRANDNGQGGTFALYSLLCRHAKINTIPNQHRTDEDLTTYSRHIYDEKSLAAKIKRWLEGHQFRKNAILILVLFGTCMAVGDGILTPAISVLSATGGIQVEEPKMRNDVVVIVSVVILIGLFSMQHFGTDKVSWLFAPIVFVWYILIGILGAVNISKYDQSVLKAFNPIYVYRYFKRGKTSWASLGGIMLSITGTEALFADLSYFPVQAIQIAFTVVVFPCLLLQYTGQAAYIAQNRSSVVHAFYYSLPDSVRWPSFIVATAAAVVASQATISMTYSIIKQALALGCFPRVRIIHTSKKYLGQIYSPDINWILLIFCIAVTAGFKNQSQIANAYGTAVIMVMLVTTFLMVPIMLLVWRSHWSLVVLFTALSLVVEIPYFSAVVRKIDQGGWVPLVFAVAFLIIMYIWHYGTLKRYEFEMHSKVSMAWILGLGPSLGLVRVPGMGLVYTELASGVPHIFSHFITNLPAIHSTLVFVCVKYLPVYTVPPDERFLVKRIGPKNFHMFRCVARYGYKDIHKKDDDFEQMLFNSLMLFVRLESMMEEYTDSDEYSTRELNQAGNANPRINGINASSNMDLSYTSHDSIIQVQSPNHTGNSQAMSSGQTYQTVGDEIAFLNACREAGVVHILGNTIIRARRDSGFLKKFAINYMYAFLRKICRENSVIFNVPHESLLNVGQVFYV; via the exons ATGGAGACTACGAGCTCAACAAATGAGCATACCGGTAGGGGGACAATGTGGGAGCTGGAAAGGAATCTCGATCAGCCCATGGATGCAGAGGCCGGGAGATTGAGGAACATGTACAGGGAAAAG ACCTACCCAACACTTGTACTGTTACAACTAGCTTTCCAAAGCCTTGGCGTGGTGTTTGGAGATTTAGGCACATCACCTTTATATGTCTTCTACAACATTTTCCCTCGTGAAATAGAAGACACGGAACAAGTTATTGGAGCACTCTCGCTTATTATTTACTCCCTTACTCTGATTCCACTTGTTAAATACGTCTTCATTGTCTTGAGAGCAAACGATAATGGCCAAG GTGGAACATTTGCTCTTTATTCACTGCTTTGCCGGCATGCAAAGATAAACACTATTCCTAATCAGCATCGAACAGATGAAGACCTAACAACATACAGCCGCCACATATATGATGAGAAATCTCTTGCTGCAAAGATCAAAAGATGGTTAGAGGGGCACCAATTCAGAAAGAATGCAATTCTtattcttgttctttttggtaCTTGTATGGCAGTTGGAGATGGAATCCTCACTCCTGCCATATCAG TTCTTTCTGCGACTGGAGGAATACAAGTGGAAGAGCCCAAAATGAGAAATG ATGTGGTTGTCATCGTCTCTGTGGTCATATTGATTGGATTATTCAGCATGCAGCACTTTGGCACTGATAAAGTCAGCTGGCTTTTTGCACCAATAGTATTTGTTTGGTACATTCTCATTGGAATCCTGGGCGCTGTAAACATATCCAAATACGATCAATCTGTCCTCAAGGCGTTTAATCCTATTTATGTCTATCGGTACTTTAAGCGAGGGAAGACTAGCTGGGCTTCTTTAGGAGGAATTATGCTCAGCATTACAG GGACAGAAGCACTGTTTGCTGATCTTTCATATTTCCCTGTACAAGCTATTCAG ATTGCTTTCACCGTGGTTGTGTTTCCATGCCTTCTTTTGCAGTATACTGGCCAAGCTGCCTATATAGCTCAGAACAGAAGTAGTGTGGTCCATGCTTTCTATTATTCCCTTCCAG ATTCTGTACGTTGGCCATCATTCATTGTTGCAACAGCTGCTGCAGTAGTTGCTAGCCAAGCCACTATATCGATGACGTATTCGATTATCAAGCAAGCACTCGCTCTAGGTTGTTTCCCCAGAGTGAGGATCATCCATACGTCCAAAAAGTATCTAGGCCAGATATACAGTCCTGATATCAATTGGATCCTTTTGATATTCTGCATTGCTGTCACTGCTGGATTTAAAAACCAAAGTCAGATAGCAAACGCATATG GTACTGCTGTGATAATGGTTATGCTTGTGACAACATTTCTCATGGTCCCCATAATGCTGCTGGTGTGGCGCAGCCACTGGAGCTTGGTTGTTCTTTTCACCGCGCTGTCATTGGTTGTTGAAATTCCATACTTCTCTGCTGTGGTGCGGAAGATCGATCAGGGTGGATGGGTTCCTCTTGTGTTTGCCGTCGCCTTCCTCATCATCATGTATATATGGCACTATGGTACACTCAAGCGCTACGAATTTGAGATGCACAGCAAGGTGTCCATGGCATGGATCCTAGGCCTTGGTCCAAGCCTTGGTCTGGTCAGGGTGCCCGGTATGGGCCTGGTGTACACTGAGCTGGCCAGTGGCGTTCCTCACATCTTCTCGCACTTCATCACCAACCTCCCGGCCATCCACTCCACTCTGGTCTTCGTCTGCGTGAAATACCTTCCTGTCTACACTGTGCCACCGGATGAAAGGTTCCTTGTGAAGCGGATCGGTCCCAAGAACTTCCACATGTTCCGGTGCGTGGCGCGGTATGGCTACAAGGACATCCACAAGAAGGATGATGACTTCGAGCAGATGCTCTTTAACAGCCTGATGCTCTTTGTCCGGCTGGAGAGTATGATGGAAGAGTACACGGACTCTGATGAGTACAGCACCCGTGAGCTGAACCAGGCAGGCAACGCTAACCCAAGAATCAATGGCATCAACGCCAGTTCAAACATGGATCTCAGCTACACATCCCATGACTCCATTATACAGGTGCAGTCCCCAAACCATACGGGGAACAGCCAGGCGATGTCGTCGGGCCAGACATACCAGACTGTGGGTGATGAGATCGCGTTCCTGAACGCGTGCAGGGAAGCTGGGGTGGTGCACATCCTCGGGAACACGATCATCAGGGCTCGCAGGGACTCAGGGTTCCTCAAGAAGTTTGCCATCAACTACATGTATGCTTTCCTCAGGAAGATCTGCAGGGAGAACAGTGTCATCTTCAATGTTCCCCATGAGAGCCTACTGAATGTTGGGCAAGTGTTCTATGTGTAA